In one window of Rhizobium oryzihabitans DNA:
- the trxA gene encoding thioredoxin — MATVKVDAANFQSEVLESAEPVVVDFWAEWCGPCKMIAPSLEEISSELAGKVKVAKLNIDENPELAAKFGVRSIPTLAIFKGGEVADIKVGAAPKTALSAWISGAA; from the coding sequence ATGGCTACCGTAAAAGTCGATGCCGCCAACTTCCAGTCCGAAGTCCTCGAATCCGCCGAACCAGTCGTGGTGGATTTCTGGGCCGAATGGTGTGGCCCTTGCAAGATGATCGCCCCGAGCCTTGAAGAGATTTCTTCGGAGCTTGCCGGCAAGGTCAAGGTTGCAAAGCTCAACATCGACGAGAACCCGGAACTGGCCGCCAAGTTCGGCGTTCGCTCGATTCCGACGCTCGCCATTTTCAAGGGCGGCGAAGTGGCCGATATCAAGGTTGGTGCTGCTCCCAAGACAGCGCTTTCCGCCTGGATTTCCGGCGCCGCATAA
- a CDS encoding bifunctional folylpolyglutamate synthase/dihydrofolate synthase — MAKTTPERRTEDMTKPAIGEAEQIIEELMQLHPKGFDLSLDRISRLLEKLGSPQKRLPPVIHVAGTNGKGSVTAFCRALLEAAGLSVHVHTSPHLVNWHERYRIGVSGEKGRYVEDAVFADALRRIEAANGGQMITVFEILTAAMFVLFAEQPADAAVVEVGLGGRFDATNVINNPAVCVIMPISLDHQAYLGDRVELIAAEKAGIMKSGSPVVIGHQEYDAALETLVATAERLGCPVSVYGQDFSAHEEFGRMVYQDEFGLTDAPLPRLPGRHQLANAAAAIRAVKAAGFEVTERMIEKAMTTVEWPGRLQRVLTGKIADMAPKDAEIWIDGGHNPGAGEVIAEAMAGFEDKTPRPLFIIAGMINTKDPVGYFKAFADIAEYVFTVPIGGTDAAIDPVVLAHAAFDAGLVAAPTSSLTEALDELSRRFDPEGPAPRILIGGSLYLAGNALALNGTIPQ, encoded by the coding sequence ATGGCCAAGACAACGCCTGAAAGGCGGACAGAAGACATGACGAAGCCCGCAATCGGCGAGGCCGAACAGATCATCGAAGAGCTGATGCAGCTCCACCCCAAGGGGTTTGATCTTTCGCTGGATAGAATTTCCCGTCTTCTCGAAAAATTGGGTAGCCCTCAGAAAAGACTCCCACCGGTCATTCATGTCGCAGGCACTAACGGCAAGGGTTCGGTTACGGCCTTCTGCCGCGCATTATTGGAGGCGGCGGGCCTTTCCGTCCACGTGCACACCTCTCCACATCTCGTGAACTGGCACGAACGTTATCGGATCGGCGTTTCCGGCGAGAAGGGCCGTTATGTCGAGGATGCCGTCTTTGCGGATGCGCTGCGCCGTATTGAGGCTGCCAATGGAGGCCAGATGATAACGGTTTTCGAAATCCTGACCGCCGCGATGTTCGTGCTTTTTGCGGAGCAGCCCGCTGACGCCGCTGTCGTCGAAGTTGGGCTTGGCGGGCGCTTCGATGCGACCAATGTGATCAACAACCCGGCCGTTTGCGTTATCATGCCGATATCACTCGATCATCAGGCCTATCTTGGAGATCGGGTGGAACTGATTGCCGCTGAAAAGGCCGGCATCATGAAATCGGGTTCTCCAGTCGTCATCGGCCATCAGGAATATGATGCGGCGCTGGAAACGCTTGTTGCCACGGCGGAGCGTCTCGGTTGCCCTGTATCGGTCTATGGACAGGATTTTTCCGCCCATGAAGAATTTGGCCGCATGGTCTATCAGGATGAATTCGGCCTGACCGATGCGCCGCTGCCGCGGCTCCCCGGCCGCCACCAGCTTGCCAATGCCGCTGCCGCGATCCGCGCCGTCAAGGCGGCCGGTTTCGAGGTGACGGAGCGGATGATCGAAAAGGCCATGACGACAGTGGAGTGGCCCGGCCGTCTTCAGCGCGTCCTGACCGGCAAAATCGCCGACATGGCCCCGAAGGATGCGGAGATCTGGATCGATGGCGGCCACAACCCGGGTGCCGGCGAAGTTATCGCTGAAGCCATGGCGGGGTTTGAGGACAAGACGCCACGTCCGCTGTTCATCATTGCGGGCATGATCAATACCAAGGATCCAGTGGGCTATTTCAAGGCTTTTGCGGATATCGCCGAATATGTCTTCACCGTACCGATCGGCGGTACCGATGCGGCGATCGACCCCGTTGTACTTGCCCATGCGGCCTTTGATGCCGGTCTGGTGGCAGCGCCTACATCTTCCCTTACCGAAGCGCTGGACGAATTGTCACGCCGCTTCGATCCCGAAGGGCCGGCGCCGCGTATCCTGATCGGCGGTTCGCTTTACCTTGCCGGAAATGCGCTTGCCTTGAATGGCACCATTCCCCAATAA
- the accD gene encoding acetyl-CoA carboxylase, carboxyltransferase subunit beta, with product MNWITNYVRPRINSMLGRRPEVPENLWIKCPETGEMVFHKDLEDNKWVIPASGYHMKMPAKARLVDLFDGGVYEALPQPKVAQDPLKFRDSKKYTDRLRDSRTKTEQEDTILAGVGLLKGLKIVAVVHEFQFMGGSLGIAAGEAIVKAFERAISERCPLVMFPASGGARMQEGILSLMQLPRTTVAVNMLKEAGMPYIVVLTNPTTGGVTASYAMLGDVHIAEPGAEICFAGKRVIEQTIREKLPEGFQTSEYLFEHGMVDMVIDRREIPDTLASLLKIMTKAPAEANAVVPLAASA from the coding sequence TTGAACTGGATCACCAATTACGTACGGCCCCGGATCAATTCCATGCTTGGCCGCCGCCCGGAGGTTCCGGAGAACCTGTGGATCAAGTGCCCGGAAACGGGCGAGATGGTCTTCCACAAGGACCTCGAGGATAACAAGTGGGTCATCCCGGCTTCCGGTTACCACATGAAGATGCCGGCAAAGGCACGTCTCGTCGATCTTTTTGATGGCGGCGTGTATGAGGCCTTGCCGCAGCCCAAGGTGGCGCAGGATCCGCTGAAGTTCCGCGATTCCAAGAAATACACCGATCGCCTGCGCGACAGCCGCACGAAGACCGAGCAGGAAGATACGATCCTTGCCGGCGTTGGTCTTTTGAAGGGACTGAAGATCGTCGCCGTCGTGCATGAATTCCAGTTCATGGGCGGTTCTCTCGGCATTGCGGCGGGCGAAGCCATCGTCAAGGCATTCGAGCGCGCCATTTCCGAGCGTTGCCCGCTCGTCATGTTCCCGGCCTCCGGCGGCGCTCGCATGCAGGAAGGCATTCTCTCCCTGATGCAGCTGCCGCGCACCACGGTTGCGGTGAACATGCTGAAAGAGGCGGGCATGCCTTACATCGTGGTTCTTACGAACCCGACGACGGGTGGTGTCACGGCTTCCTACGCCATGCTGGGTGATGTGCATATCGCCGAGCCCGGTGCCGAAATCTGCTTTGCGGGCAAGCGCGTGATCGAGCAGACCATTCGCGAAAAGCTTCCTGAGGGCTTTCAGACATCGGAATACCTGTTCGAGCACGGTATGGTCGACATGGTGATCGACCGCCGCGAGATCCCCGATACGCTGGCCAGCCTTCTCAAGATCATGACGAAAGCGCCGGCGGAAGCAAATGCGGTCGTTCCGCTTGCGGCTTCGGCCTGA
- the trpA gene encoding tryptophan synthase subunit alpha, whose amino-acid sequence MTARMDKRFADLRAENRPALITYFMGGDPDFETSLGIMKALPEAGADVIELGMPFSDPMADGPAIQLAGQRALKGGQTLKTTLDLAREFRKGDDATPIVMMGYYNPIYIYGVDRFLDDALAAGVDGLIVVDLPPEMDDELCVPALARGINFIRLATPTTDGKRLPAVLKNTSGFVYYVSMNGITGSALPDPSLISGAVGRIKAHTELPVCVGFGVKTADHAKAIGAVADGVVVGSAIVNQIAGSLTKDGQATADTVPAVTTLVKGLSTGVRASRLAAAE is encoded by the coding sequence ATGACTGCACGTATGGACAAGCGCTTCGCCGATCTGCGGGCGGAAAATCGCCCGGCCCTGATCACCTATTTCATGGGCGGCGACCCGGATTTCGAAACCTCGCTCGGCATCATGAAGGCCCTGCCGGAAGCAGGCGCCGATGTTATCGAGCTTGGAATGCCGTTTTCCGACCCGATGGCGGACGGCCCGGCGATCCAGCTGGCGGGACAGCGCGCGCTGAAAGGTGGCCAGACGCTGAAAACCACACTCGATCTCGCCCGCGAGTTCCGGAAGGGTGATGATGCGACCCCGATCGTGATGATGGGATATTACAATCCGATCTATATCTACGGTGTCGACAGGTTTCTGGATGATGCGTTGGCGGCCGGTGTCGATGGCCTGATCGTGGTCGATCTGCCGCCGGAAATGGATGATGAGCTCTGCGTGCCTGCCCTGGCGCGCGGCATCAATTTCATCCGTCTTGCCACGCCGACGACGGATGGCAAGCGCCTGCCTGCCGTTCTTAAAAATACCTCAGGTTTCGTTTATTACGTCTCGATGAACGGTATTACCGGCTCCGCACTTCCCGATCCCTCGTTGATCTCGGGCGCTGTCGGTCGTATCAAGGCGCATACGGAACTGCCAGTGTGCGTCGGTTTCGGTGTCAAGACGGCCGATCATGCCAAAGCGATCGGTGCCGTGGCGGATGGCGTGGTGGTCGGTTCGGCCATTGTCAACCAGATTGCGGGCAGCCTGACCAAGGACGGACAGGCGACCGCCGATACCGTGCCGGCCGTCACGACGCTGGTAAAAGGACTTTCAACGGGCGTGCGCGCGTCGCGCCTTGCCGCTGCGGAATAA
- the trpB gene encoding tryptophan synthase subunit beta gives MNDAPTPNSFRAGPDEDGRFGIYGGRFVAETLMPLILDLQAEWDKAKTDPAFQAELKHLGAHYTGRPSPLYFAERLTAELGGAKIYFKREELNHTGSHKINNCLGQILLAKRMGKTRIIAETGAGQHGVASATVAARFGLPCVVYMGATDVARQAPNVFRMKLLGAEVKPVTAGHGTLKDAMNEALRDWVTNVDDTYYLIGTAAGPHPYPEMVRDFQAVIGEEAKAQMLEAEGRLPDLVVAAVGGGSNAIGIFHPFLDDKNVRIVGVEAGGKGLSGDEHCASITAGSPGVLHGNRTYLLQDEDGQIKEGHSISAGLDYPGIGPEHSWLNDIGRVEYVPIMDHEALDAFQMLTRLEGIIPALEPSHALAEVIKRAPTMGKDEIILMNLSGRGDKDVHTVSKFLGMDV, from the coding sequence GTGAACGACGCGCCAACACCCAATTCTTTTCGCGCTGGTCCCGATGAGGACGGACGTTTCGGCATTTACGGAGGTCGCTTCGTTGCCGAAACGCTGATGCCGCTCATTCTGGATTTGCAGGCGGAATGGGACAAGGCCAAGACCGATCCCGCGTTTCAGGCGGAACTCAAGCATCTCGGCGCTCACTATACCGGTCGTCCGAGCCCGCTTTATTTTGCGGAACGCCTGACGGCGGAACTTGGCGGCGCGAAGATCTATTTCAAGCGCGAAGAACTCAACCACACCGGTTCGCACAAGATCAACAATTGCCTTGGCCAGATCCTGCTTGCCAAGCGCATGGGCAAGACCCGCATCATCGCCGAAACCGGTGCCGGCCAGCACGGTGTTGCCTCTGCTACCGTGGCCGCGCGCTTCGGTTTGCCCTGCGTCGTTTATATGGGCGCGACGGATGTTGCCCGTCAGGCCCCGAATGTTTTCCGCATGAAGCTCCTCGGTGCTGAAGTGAAGCCGGTGACGGCCGGCCACGGCACCCTGAAGGATGCCATGAACGAGGCCCTGCGCGACTGGGTCACCAATGTCGACGATACCTATTACCTGATCGGCACCGCGGCCGGCCCGCATCCCTATCCGGAAATGGTTCGCGATTTCCAGGCCGTCATCGGTGAGGAAGCCAAGGCGCAGATGCTGGAGGCGGAAGGCCGCCTGCCGGATCTGGTCGTCGCGGCTGTCGGCGGCGGCTCTAATGCCATCGGCATCTTCCATCCTTTCCTTGACGACAAGAATGTCCGCATCGTTGGCGTCGAAGCCGGCGGCAAGGGCCTTTCGGGTGACGAGCATTGCGCTTCGATCACAGCCGGTTCGCCGGGCGTTCTGCATGGAAACCGCACATATCTGCTTCAGGACGAGGATGGCCAGATCAAGGAAGGCCATTCCATCTCCGCAGGTCTCGACTATCCCGGCATCGGCCCTGAACACTCCTGGCTGAACGATATCGGCCGCGTCGAATATGTACCGATCATGGACCATGAGGCGCTGGACGCCTTCCAGATGCTGACCCGCCTCGAAGGCATCATTCCCGCTCTGGAGCCAAGCCACGCACTGGCGGAAGTCATCAAGCGCGCGCCGACGATGGGCAAGGACGAAATCATCCTGATGAACCTCTCCGGTCGCGGCGACAAGGATGTCCACACCGTCAGCAAGTTCCTTGGAATGGATGTATAA
- a CDS encoding phosphoribosylanthranilate isomerase: MKPDIKICGLKTPEALERAVRRGASHVGFIFFEKSPRNIEPDIAGRLAEGARGAAKVVAVTVNADNDYLDEIVDLVKPDILQLHGNESPERLLNIKALYGLPVMKAISIRDAADLAKIDPYIGIADRFLLDAKAPAGSELPGGNGVSFDWTMLRSLDGSVDYMLSGGLNKDNVAEALAETRASGLDLSSGVESAPGVKDLSMIDAFFDVVNDWSKGPKGA; encoded by the coding sequence ATGAAACCGGATATCAAGATTTGCGGATTGAAGACACCGGAAGCGCTGGAGCGCGCCGTCAGGCGCGGCGCCTCCCATGTCGGCTTTATTTTCTTTGAAAAAAGCCCGCGCAACATCGAGCCCGATATTGCCGGCAGGCTGGCGGAAGGTGCCCGTGGCGCCGCCAAGGTGGTTGCCGTCACCGTCAATGCCGATAATGACTATCTCGATGAAATCGTCGATCTCGTAAAACCGGACATCCTGCAGCTGCATGGCAATGAAAGCCCGGAGCGGCTGCTGAATATCAAGGCGCTGTATGGCCTGCCTGTCATGAAGGCGATTTCCATTCGCGATGCCGCTGATCTTGCCAAAATCGACCCTTATATCGGAATAGCCGACCGTTTTCTGCTGGACGCCAAGGCGCCCGCCGGTTCCGAGCTGCCGGGTGGCAACGGCGTCTCCTTCGACTGGACCATGCTGCGATCACTTGACGGAAGTGTGGATTACATGCTTTCCGGGGGATTGAACAAGGACAATGTCGCCGAGGCGCTGGCGGAGACCAGGGCAAGCGGACTAGATTTATCGTCCGGTGTGGAAAGCGCGCCGGGTGTCAAGGATCTGTCCATGATCGACGCATTTTTCGATGTGGTGAATGATTGGTCGAAAGGCCCAAAGGGAGCTTGA
- a CDS encoding M48 family metallopeptidase — protein MFSLLRKSVKSPAPKKTAPSQRTVEVAGRHVPITVRENPRATRITLRIEPGGRALKLTIPQGLHHRQVDDFLERHQGWLEGKLLKIGPDDGLGHGATIDIRGISHRIDHTGSLRGLTHISQDADGTAVLKVSGAPEHLRRRVATFLKKEAKADLEKLVAFHARAAGRPVRSISMKDTRSRWGSCSHDGNLSFSWRIVMAPEKVIDYLAAHEVAHLSEMNHGPKFWALCEKLCPHTDEAKEWLKRHGSKLHAIDFD, from the coding sequence ATGTTTTCGCTCCTCAGAAAATCCGTGAAGTCGCCGGCGCCAAAAAAGACCGCACCGAGCCAGCGCACCGTCGAGGTGGCCGGGCGTCACGTCCCCATCACGGTGAGGGAAAACCCGCGGGCCACGCGCATTACCTTGCGCATCGAACCCGGCGGTCGGGCACTGAAGCTGACGATCCCGCAGGGCCTGCACCACCGCCAGGTTGATGATTTCCTTGAAAGGCATCAGGGCTGGCTGGAAGGCAAGCTTTTGAAAATCGGCCCTGACGACGGTTTGGGTCATGGCGCGACCATCGATATTCGCGGCATATCCCACCGCATAGACCACACCGGCAGCCTGCGGGGCCTGACCCATATATCCCAGGACGCTGACGGCACGGCGGTTCTGAAAGTCAGCGGCGCGCCCGAGCATCTGCGCAGACGGGTGGCGACCTTTCTGAAAAAGGAAGCGAAGGCTGATCTGGAGAAGCTGGTTGCGTTCCATGCGCGTGCCGCCGGCCGACCTGTGCGGTCCATCAGCATGAAGGACACCCGCAGCCGCTGGGGCTCCTGTTCCCATGATGGAAATCTGAGCTTCTCATGGCGCATCGTCATGGCGCCGGAGAAGGTCATCGATTATCTCGCCGCCCACGAGGTTGCGCATCTGAGCGAAATGAACCACGGCCCGAAATTCTGGGCCCTGTGTGAAAAGCTCTGCCCGCATACTGACGAAGCCAAGGAATGGCTGAAACGCCATGGCTCCAAACTCCACGCCATCGATTTCGATTGA
- a CDS encoding fumarylacetoacetate hydrolase family protein — protein MKLMRVGQPGQEKPAILDAEGKVRDLSAHVKDIGGDAISPEGLKKIAAIDLGTLPVLNEERIGACVAGTGKFICIGLNFSDHAAETGATVPPEPVIFMKATSAIVGPNDDVVIPRGSEKTDWEVELGVVIGKTAKYVSEADALDYVAGYCVSHDVSERAFQTERAGQWTKGKSCDTFGPIGPWLVTKDEITDPQNLGMWLKVNGQTMQDGSSKTMVYGVAHVVSYLSQFMSLHPGDVISTGTPPGVGMGQKPPRYLKTGDVVELGIEGLGSQKQTFVADI, from the coding sequence ATGAAATTGATGCGCGTTGGCCAACCCGGCCAGGAAAAGCCTGCGATCCTCGACGCGGAAGGAAAAGTCCGCGATCTGTCCGCCCATGTGAAAGATATCGGCGGCGATGCCATCTCTCCAGAGGGCCTCAAGAAGATTGCTGCCATCGATCTTGGCACTCTTCCGGTCCTCAACGAAGAGCGCATCGGCGCCTGCGTTGCCGGAACGGGGAAATTCATCTGCATCGGCCTCAACTTCTCCGACCATGCTGCTGAAACGGGTGCAACCGTACCGCCGGAACCGGTCATTTTCATGAAGGCGACCTCGGCGATCGTCGGTCCGAATGATGATGTTGTCATTCCGCGCGGCTCCGAAAAGACCGACTGGGAAGTCGAGCTTGGTGTCGTCATCGGCAAGACGGCAAAATATGTTTCGGAAGCCGATGCTCTCGACTACGTCGCCGGTTATTGCGTCTCGCACGACGTTTCCGAACGCGCCTTCCAGACGGAGCGCGCCGGGCAGTGGACCAAGGGCAAGTCCTGCGACACCTTCGGCCCGATCGGCCCCTGGCTCGTCACGAAGGACGAAATCACCGATCCGCAGAACCTCGGCATGTGGCTGAAGGTGAATGGCCAGACAATGCAGGACGGTTCCAGCAAGACCATGGTTTACGGCGTTGCCCATGTCGTTTCCTATCTCAGCCAGTTCATGTCGCTGCATCCCGGTGACGTCATCTCCACCGGCACGCCTCCCGGCGTCGGCATGGGCCAGAAGCCGCCGCGTTATCTCAAGACCGGTGATGTCGTGGAACTCGGCATTGAAGGCCTCGGTTCCCAGAAGCAGACCTTCGTCGCCGACATCTGA
- a CDS encoding nitroreductase family protein, whose product MTNSNSRQSEYPVDPLFLDRWSPRAFDGNAMPQEHLLTILDAAHWAPSASNHQPWRFVYAHKDSEDWPLFVELLMEGNQRWAKNASVLLFVISRDHNISREGEKKPSATHSFDAGAAWFSLAMQAHLLGYHAHGMAGILKDQIVEKLDVPEGYKVEAAVAIGTLTDKTVLPDDLAEREVPSKRLPLSDVAFKGRFTGKAD is encoded by the coding sequence GTGACGAACAGTAATTCCCGGCAATCAGAATATCCCGTCGATCCCCTTTTCCTCGATCGCTGGTCTCCCCGCGCCTTCGATGGCAATGCCATGCCGCAAGAGCATCTGCTGACCATTCTCGATGCGGCGCATTGGGCGCCCTCGGCATCCAATCATCAGCCATGGCGATTTGTCTATGCACACAAGGATAGCGAGGACTGGCCGCTCTTCGTGGAACTTCTGATGGAGGGGAACCAGCGCTGGGCAAAAAATGCCTCCGTGCTGCTCTTCGTCATTTCCCGCGACCACAATATTTCGCGAGAAGGCGAGAAAAAACCTTCAGCGACCCATTCCTTCGATGCCGGTGCGGCATGGTTTTCGCTCGCCATGCAGGCCCATCTGCTCGGTTACCACGCCCATGGCATGGCCGGCATATTGAAAGACCAGATCGTGGAAAAGCTTGATGTTCCAGAAGGCTATAAAGTGGAGGCGGCGGTTGCCATCGGCACATTGACCGACAAGACCGTCCTTCCCGATGATCTGGCGGAACGGGAAGTGCCGAGCAAGCGCCTTCCCCTTTCGGACGTCGCTTTCAAGGGGCGTTTCACCGGCAAGGCCGATTGA
- the gyrB gene encoding DNA topoisomerase (ATP-hydrolyzing) subunit B: MTETSSSEVGANTEYGADSIKVLKGLDAVRKRPGMYIGDTDDGSGLHHMVYEVVDNAIDEALAGHADLVTVTLNADGSVTVTDNGRGIPTDIHSSEGVSAAEVIMTQLHAGGKFDQNSYKVSGGLHGVGVSVVNALSVWLKLRIRRNGKLHEIGFTHGVADAPLSVIGEYEGRSGTEVTFLASPQTFTMTDYDYGTLEHRLRELAFLNSGVRILLTDKRHSDIKQEELLYDGGLEAFVRYLDRAKKPLVDKPVAIRGEKDGITVEVALWWNDSYHENVLCFTNNIPQRDGGTHMAGFRAALTRQVTSYAETSGILKKEKVSLQGEDCREGLTAILSVKVPDPKFSSQTKDKLVSSEVRPVVESLVNEALSTWLEEHPSDARILVGKVVEAAVAREAARKARELTRRKGALDIASLPGKLADCSERDPAKSELFLVEGDSAGGSAKQGRSRETQAILPLRGKILNVERARFDKMLSSQEIGTLITALGTSIGKDEFNADKLRYHKIIIMTDADVDGAHIRTLLLTFFFRQMPELIERGHLYIAQPPLYKVTRGKSVQYLKDEKALEDYLISMGLEEASLTLGSGEVRVGADLREVILDAVRMRSLIDGLHSRYSRSIVEQAAIAGALNPELSANAARAEETVAEVARRLDMIAEETERGWTGTVLDDGGLRFERMVRGVKEVSTLDMGLIGSADARHIDQLAARTRDIYVTPPVLQRKDGTMELPGPRALLDAIFAAGRKGLSMQRYKGLGEMNAEQLWETTLDANVRSLLQVKVNDATDADGLFARLMGDEVEPRRDFIQENALSVANLDI, encoded by the coding sequence ATGACCGAAACATCGTCAAGCGAAGTCGGCGCGAACACGGAATACGGAGCCGATTCGATCAAGGTCCTCAAGGGTCTTGATGCTGTGCGCAAACGGCCCGGCATGTATATCGGCGATACCGATGACGGTTCCGGCCTGCATCACATGGTCTACGAAGTGGTCGACAACGCCATCGATGAAGCACTCGCGGGCCACGCCGATCTGGTGACGGTGACGCTGAATGCCGATGGATCGGTGACGGTGACGGATAACGGACGCGGTATTCCGACTGACATCCATTCTTCCGAAGGCGTTTCCGCAGCCGAAGTCATCATGACCCAGCTGCATGCGGGCGGAAAATTCGACCAGAACTCCTACAAGGTTTCCGGCGGTCTGCACGGTGTGGGCGTTTCGGTGGTGAATGCGCTTTCCGTCTGGCTGAAGCTCAGAATCCGCCGCAATGGCAAGCTGCACGAAATCGGCTTCACCCATGGTGTCGCCGATGCGCCGCTCTCCGTCATTGGTGAATATGAAGGTCGCTCCGGCACGGAAGTCACTTTCCTCGCGAGCCCGCAGACCTTCACCATGACGGACTATGATTACGGCACGCTGGAGCATCGCCTGCGCGAACTGGCATTCCTGAATTCCGGCGTGCGCATCCTGCTCACCGACAAGCGCCATTCCGATATCAAGCAGGAAGAGCTGCTGTACGACGGCGGGCTTGAAGCCTTCGTCCGTTATCTGGACCGCGCCAAGAAGCCGCTGGTGGACAAGCCGGTCGCCATCCGTGGCGAAAAGGACGGCATCACGGTCGAGGTCGCGCTGTGGTGGAACGACAGCTACCATGAAAACGTGCTCTGCTTTACCAACAACATTCCCCAGCGCGACGGCGGCACCCATATGGCCGGTTTCCGTGCAGCGCTCACACGCCAGGTAACATCCTATGCCGAAACATCGGGCATCCTGAAAAAGGAAAAGGTGAGCCTGCAGGGTGAGGACTGCCGTGAAGGTCTGACGGCCATTCTCTCCGTCAAGGTTCCCGATCCAAAGTTTTCGTCGCAGACGAAGGACAAGCTCGTTTCGTCCGAAGTGCGCCCGGTTGTGGAAAGCCTCGTCAACGAGGCTCTCTCCACCTGGCTGGAAGAACATCCTTCCGACGCAAGGATCCTTGTCGGCAAGGTCGTGGAAGCGGCCGTCGCCCGCGAAGCCGCCCGCAAGGCGCGCGAACTGACGCGTCGCAAGGGTGCGCTCGATATCGCCTCTCTGCCCGGCAAGCTTGCCGACTGCTCCGAGCGCGATCCGGCGAAATCCGAACTCTTCCTCGTCGAGGGTGACTCCGCCGGCGGTTCGGCCAAGCAGGGCCGCTCGCGTGAAACCCAGGCCATCCTGCCGCTGCGCGGTAAGATCCTCAATGTCGAGCGCGCGCGTTTCGACAAGATGTTGTCCAGCCAGGAAATCGGCACGCTGATCACTGCGCTCGGCACGTCGATCGGCAAGGACGAGTTCAACGCCGACAAGCTGCGTTACCACAAGATCATCATCATGACGGACGCCGACGTCGACGGCGCCCATATCCGTACCCTGCTTTTGACCTTCTTCTTCCGCCAGATGCCGGAACTGATCGAGCGCGGCCATCTCTATATCGCCCAGCCACCGCTTTATAAGGTGACGCGCGGAAAGTCCGTACAGTACCTCAAGGATGAGAAGGCGCTGGAAGACTATCTGATCTCCATGGGCCTTGAAGAAGCATCGCTGACGCTTGGCTCCGGGGAAGTGCGCGTTGGCGCCGATCTTCGCGAGGTCATTCTTGACGCGGTGCGCATGCGCTCGCTGATTGATGGCCTGCATTCCCGCTACAGCCGCTCGATCGTGGAACAGGCCGCCATTGCCGGCGCGCTCAACCCCGAGCTTTCGGCCAATGCGGCGCGTGCCGAGGAAACGGTTGCCGAAGTTGCCCGCCGCCTCGACATGATCGCGGAAGAAACCGAACGTGGCTGGACCGGCACGGTGCTTGATGACGGCGGCCTGCGCTTCGAGCGCATGGTGCGCGGCGTCAAGGAAGTTTCGACGCTGGATATGGGTCTCATCGGTTCAGCCGATGCCCGTCATATCGATCAGCTCGCAGCCCGCACGCGCGACATCTACGTGACGCCGCCGGTTCTGCAACGCAAGGACGGCACCATGGAGCTGCCAGGTCCGCGTGCGCTTCTGGATGCGATTTTCGCCGCCGGCCGCAAGGGTCTTTCCATGCAGCGTTACAAGGGCCTCGGCGAAATGAATGCCGAACAGCTTTGGGAAACGACGCTTGACGCCAATGTCCGTTCGCTTCTGCAGGTCAAGGTCAACGATGCGACCGATGCCGACGGCCTGTTTGCCCGCCTGATGGGCGACGAGGTGGAACCGCGCCGTGACTTCATCCAGGAAAACGCCTTGAGCGTTGCCAACCTCGACATTTAA
- a CDS encoding helix-turn-helix domain-containing protein — protein sequence MTPFAEAVRQLRERKGVTQKEMAAAIGVSPAYLSALEHGKRGKPSFDLLQRIAGYFNIIWDEAEELFFLAGSSDPKVVIDTIGLPPQYTAFANRLARDIRKLPPSMIEELSAVLQKSRSCD from the coding sequence ATGACGCCCTTTGCCGAGGCGGTGCGACAGCTTCGCGAACGCAAGGGCGTGACGCAGAAGGAAATGGCCGCCGCCATCGGCGTGTCGCCGGCCTATCTCTCGGCGCTGGAGCACGGCAAGCGTGGCAAGCCGAGCTTTGATCTCCTTCAGCGCATTGCCGGATATTTCAATATTATCTGGGACGAGGCGGAGGAATTGTTCTTTCTCGCCGGCTCGTCCGACCCGAAAGTGGTGATCGACACCATCGGTCTGCCACCACAATATACGGCTTTCGCCAATCGTCTGGCGCGGGATATTCGCAAGCTGCCGCCGAGTATGATAGAGGAACTGTCAGCGGTGCTGCAAAAAAGCCGTTCTTGCGATTGA